In the genome of Colletes latitarsis isolate SP2378_abdomen chromosome 9, iyColLati1, whole genome shotgun sequence, one region contains:
- the LOC143345929 gene encoding uncharacterized protein LOC143345929 isoform X6 — MHFSSSRRRQPGDRAILAAITPSSTALGSLDQLKEYLTTVGTCKCGLECPLKPEQVFNFDPKVATRPWSPDQGKTQEMTKLCNHKRKLLLPITAASSPVASCTPAVSSSTLSSGPPVAAIHVNADSPTSPDKARKDGLSKKKKRKQGGIGGIFSGVSVSQLMAQRDRGIVAASGVQGSSVPNGSQVWPIAIPNLQVQQSNQQICHQTLNSPSQNQDVNGCATRNPQQRLGQHNMSGMLMGNPLIMNQQNANFNNMTQQQQQLLQQQHQQLILQQQQQLMQQHISQQQQQQQQQQQQQQQQQQQQQTQQLLPHHQQMQHMQILQQQEQPQHQNAVVNQLTQQQIPHYLNQLNQQPMHVMQQQEHLNQQQQQQLHMHQMQKHKMQQQQHQHLTQEVDQQTGNYNPQHSSENYVHHIQPSQISQPAIHPQLHQLHQHQMQQQTQQHQPNQHVMQAQATDHFQMQIQQLQQQQQQQQQQQQQQQQQVPQVCIQPQYPNQQLNHHSLDVMQQQTSGAVMNTINAGDIQNRHNRTPSVTEEDLNVKQMQQQQQQQQQQQQQQQQQQQQQQQQQQQQQQLLLHNHPMQRHHVVQNGNLTSNPHENVQRMYAQNQVQYPARNFDASKGTTADVKHQQQYALPNLAGRSPNTNHTVEAQSGMGPNGQPGNMHFTSRTPPWQQNRPASGSHQPSLVTVQNITCNSFDRVPPLHHHIPQATTWTDEVARKKAKSNKVMVKKQRQHSVTDVRNSSLDHPASSPIDEFNEKNHQNNSQIGSTVNSSGPSFLEDPSGYLAQQTALLNSTISRQTGVSSSQVGMVNNSKPPQTNHGSHLPNNAYLPQPKPSSSVSPTSTSTFNSVKNHATSPVVVHSSMTPTSSSGGTDSEGSPCQGCVTSADTQSYVQDQYKQQIQRQYLMHSDQREDPVTSSTFGEQYQNNQQQADSRPIQGGTVSTSHGSPIGTNSPANSDTPASSTPGISQPATPQSLISSQPSTPHSYSQPPTPHSHATSGQVPSQPLTPQAQQPSQSSMSSGVQEQRSETPCSATTNTSGVPPTTLSLQTSSSAPDNMTPQITKRQTSRQSSLDGYQPHPHTVNAVSRVPMNHFSGTSSVITTMASGHTVSSNTITSVLAGRANTATVSINTPSGIPNPAIPDILSNKPQHQASTTTLTNVPTTTVTHTSLPSSQPSMPISVSKSPLEMVQSVVSSIQVPQTSTTSSVQPQNQQQQQQQQPQQHPQSNVQVHNVLTSGGILKHPASSTLPPGHILVSSGGQLIMASTGTGINGVMAPPPPKIISNASSMPPLSVSPMVTSVTGAVSQVIPAVGVAQQVIGQPTVLVNTIQTPVLIQPGVMTMDSIGQNVQIPHLTVATGNVIQNAQSILDANQDVARNVNASQGMVNRQPALLSPESAMSKKKAYKKRKTNPQTVASMLHIASSQQNAGMLMQSQSNFAQQNFQTQSIGGPMLQALTIVPGKGGAPAQLVMNGQAGATSAQFNAQQIITNPQPTQQINLLQPVNLLNGAAGMVQNFPTIQQFIVPGIGSMVMSADGTATLLQDTGNLGMQLQIQNVNGQNVLTPVQSHSGIFNPSQSILAAGPAGMVIRAPQATGGKIIQQHSPGAQFLSPNSGQFLVNGTTSFGNQLSPIVANVSPNQQVTFNTSQVRPSNMQGQQEFIQMNGQTLMVPCGTAQNIAVSSASNQQNTTFVQQNTTIVQQQTTMVSNNQIPNFQSAASNGTAVDPSLNIDHNQSYILSSGMIQGKAPTSPKSSVNSPSADQNVEQQQYVLASSSTTVVEKTAQQSDQHSPLMARHSVSTQTAGNQANMAQSAMMRQGSPPDTTTHSPGNSQRSNSPAVDTTTHGAASPAPPITVRHHSSSTPMVHCVSSSEPDSADVPVPSEDWRIQGITTKEITLSQPGLHGKTYVESTVTTGIQIYTTETLKQAEGVVSTVRCEGRDHALGRGIKRKLDSIHSMHSTLHEDQDAEAKSEEKSQRRLEVGELVWGAARGSPAWPGKVESLGPPGTMTVWVRWYGGGGGRSQVEVKALKSLSEGLEAHHRARKKFRKSRKLNMQLENAIQEAMAELDKVPESGKGQKPTGRSCRVTGTKGSEGSGASKPDRKRSSKKSVALNSVTAEQKQCR, encoded by the exons GTTGCGACACGACCTTGGAGCCCGGATCAGGGCAAGACGCAGGAGATGAccaagctttgcaaccataagaGGAAACTTTTGCTGCCAATAACGGCGGCCAGCAGTCCTGTTGCATCCTGTACACCGGCGGTCTCCTCGTCGACTTTATCCTCTGGCCCGCCTGTAGCCGCGATCCACGTGAATGCGGACTCGCCCACCTCGCCGGACAAGGCCAGGAAAG ATGGTCTGAGCAAAAAGAAGAAGAGAAAACAAGGGGGGATCGGAGGCATTTTTTCCGGGGTCTCGGTTTCACAACTTATGGCACAACGCGACAGGGGTATTGTTGCGGCATCTGGAGTTCAAGGGTCGTCGGTGCCAAATGGATCACAG GTGTGGCCAATCGCAATCCCCAATTTGCAAGTTCAGCAGAGCAATCAACAGATCTGTCATCAGACGCTAAACTCACCCTCGCAAAATCAGGACGTAAACGGCTGTGCAACGAGAAATCCTCAGCAAAGGTTAGGTCAGCATAACATGTCTGGGATGCTAATGGGAAACCCGCTGATCATGAATCAGCAGAACGCTAACTTCAACAACATGActcagcagcaacaacagctgTTGCAACAACAGCATCAACAGCTTATAttgcaacagcaacaacagcttATGCAACAGCATATATCtcagcaacaacagcaacagcaacagcaacaacagcaacagcagcagcagcagcagcaacaacagacGCAACAGTTGTTGCCGCATCATCAACAGATGCAACATATGCAAATATTACAACAGCAAGAGCAACCGCAACACCAGAACGCGGTTGTCAATCAGCTAACGCAACAGCAAATTCCTCATTATCTAAATCAGTTAAATCAACAACCGATGCATGTGATGCAACAACAGGAACACTTGAAtcaacagcagcaacagcaattgCACATGCATCAAATGCAAAAGCATAAgatgcagcagcaacaacaccaGCATTTGACTCAAGAGGTCGATCAACAAACGGGGAATTACAATCCTCAGCATTCCTCGGAGAATTACGTGCATCACATTCAACCATCGCAGATATCCCAGCCTGCTATTCACCCGCAGTTGCATCAACTTCATCAGCATCAAATGCAACAACAGACCCAACAGCATCAACCTAATCAACACGTGATGCAAGCTCAGGCAACGGATCATTTTCAAATGCAAATACAACAATtgcaacagcagcaacagcaacaacaacaacagcagcaacaacaacaacaacaagtaCCTCAGGTTTGCATTCAACCTCAGTATCCTAATCAACAGTTGAACCATCACTCGTTGGATGTTATGCAACAACAAACTTCGGGCGCTGTGATGAACACGATCAACGCTGGTGATATTCAAAACAGACATAATCGTACACCTTCCGTTACGGAAGAAGATCTAAACGTGAAGCAaatgcagcagcagcagcagcaacagcaacaacaacaacaacagcaacaacagcaacaacaacagcagcaacagcaacagcagcaacagcaacagctttTATTGCATAATCATCCGATGCAGCGGCACCACGTCGTACAAAATGGAAACTTGACCAGCAACCCGCACGAAAACGTGCAACGAATGTACGCTCAGAATCAGGTTCAGTATCCTGCGAGGAACTTCGATGCTTCTAAGGGAACCACTGCTGATGTCAAACATCAGCAGCAATACGCTTTGCCTAATCTAGCGGGAAGGAGCCCGAACACCAATCACACCGTTGAAGCACAATCTGGTATGGGACCAAACGGGCAACCCGGAAATATGCATTTCACCTCGAGAACACCGCCCTGGCAACAAAACCGACCGGCGTCGGGTTCTCATCAGCCTTCTCTCGTCACGGTCCAGAATATTACCTGCAACTCCTTCGATCGTGTTCCGCCCTTGCATCATCACATTCCACAAGCCACCACCTGGACCGACGAGGTGGCACGCAAAAAGGCAAAGTCCAACAAAGTAATGGTGAAGAAGCAACGCCAGCACAGCGTCACGGACGTCAGGAACAGTAGCCTCGATCACCCAGCGTCGAGTCCGATCGACGAGTTCAACGAGAAAAATCATCAGAACAATAGTCAGATAGGTTCGACCGTCAACAGCAGCGGGCCGTCGTTTTTGGAAGACCCTAGTGGTTACCTAGCACAACAGACCGCGCTGTTGAACAGCACGATATCGAGACAAACGGGCGTCAGTAGTTCGCAAGTGGGAATGGTTAACAATTCGAAACCACCGCAGACGAATCACGGATCCCACTTACCTAATAACGCTTATCTTCCACAACCAAAGCCTTCCTCCAGCGTTAGCCCCACGAGTACATCGACGTTCAATTCGGTGAAGAATCACGCGACCTCTCCCGTTGTCGTGCACAGCAGCATGACGCCCACGTCGAGCAGCGGAGGGACAGATTCGGAGGGTAGCCCTTGCCAAGGTTGCGTTACCAGCGCCGATACGCAGTCCTATGTGCAGGATCAATACAAGCAGCAAATACAGCGACAGTACCTGATGCATTCAGATCAACGCGAAGATCCTGTTACGTCGTCCACGTTTGGGGAACAGTACCAGAACAACCAACAGCAAGCTGATTCGAGACCGATCCAAGGCGGCACGGTGAGCACCAGCCATGGATCTCCGATCGGAACGAACAGCCCAGCAAATTCGGACACTCCAGCTTCCTCCACGCCCGGAATATCGCAGCCGGCCACGCCGCAAAGTTTAATCTCATCGCAACCTTCCACGCCTCATAGTTATTCGCAACCGCCAACACCTCATTCGCACGCTACTTCTGGTCAAGTGCCATCTCAACCTTTAACGCCCCAAGCTCAGCAACCGTCGCAGTCTTCGATGAGCAGCGGCGTGCAAGAGCAACGTTCCGAAACGCCTTGCTCCGCAACAACGAACACGAGCGGCGTCCCTCCTACCACGCTGTCGTTGCAAACGTCCTCGTCCGCTCCGGACAACATGACACCTCAGATAACCAAAAGGCAAACCTCGAGACAATCGTCTTTGGACGGTTATCAGCCGCATCCGCACACCGTGAACGCTGTTTCCAGAGTACCGATGAATCACTTTAGCGGTACGTCGTCGGTGATAACTACTATGGCCAGTGGACACACCGTCAGCAGCAACACTATCACGTCCGTGCTAGCAGGAAGAGCGAACACAGccacggtttcgatcaacacgcCTTCTGGAATACCAAATCCCGCCATACCGGATATACTTTCGAACAAACCTCAGCATCAAGCATCGACGACGACGTTAACGAACGTGCCCACCACTACTGTTACGCATACTTCTCTACCGAGCAGTCAACCGTCAATGCCGATAAGCGTCTCGAAGTCGCCATTGGAGATGGTGCAAAGCGTCGTCAGTAGTATACAAGTACCTCAGACCAGTACCACCTCGTCGGTTCAACCGCAAAatcaacagcaacagcagcaacaacaaccacAGCAGCATCCTCAGTCCAACGTTCAAGTACACAACGTTCTTACGTCTGGTGGAATACTGAAGCATCCCGCTAGTTCAACTCTACCTCCTGGCCATATACTTGTGTCCAGTGGTGGTCAACTGATAATGGCCAGCACGGGGACGGGTATCAACGGCGTGATGGCACCTCCCCCTCCTAAAATAATTTCTAACGCCAGTTCTATGCCACCGTTGTCGGTATCGCCCATGGTTACTAGCGTAACGGGCGCTGTTAGTCAGGTGATCCCTGCAGTTGGCGTAGCTCAGCAAGTCATAGGGCAACCTACCGTACTAGTGAACACTATTCAGACTCCTGTACTTATACAGCCTGGCGTGATGACGATGGACAGCATAGGGCAGAACGTCCAGATACCGCATCTAACCGTGGCTACTGGTAACGTGATACAAAACGCTCAGTCGATCCTGGACGCGAACCAAGACGTCGCGAGGAACGTGAACGCCAGTCAGGGAATGGTGAATCGGCAACCAGCGTTGCTGTCGCCCGAGTCGGCGATGAGCAAAAAGAAAGCGTACAAGAAACGAAAGACAAACCCTCAGACGGTAGCCTCGATGTTGCATATCGCATCGTCACAACAGAACGCTGGCATGTTGATGCAATCACAATCAAACTTTGCCCAACAAAACTTTCAAACTCAGAGCATAGGCGGCCCGATGTTGCAAGCGTTGACCATCGTACCGGGAAAAGGCGGAGCACCCGCCCAATTGGTGATGAACGGACAGGCTGGCGCGACTTCGGCTCAGTTCAATGCTCAGCAAATAATCACGAATCCTCAGCCGACCCAGCAAATAAATCTGCTCCAGCCGGTGAACTTATTGAACGGAGCCGCTGGAATGGTCCAAAATTTCCCCACCATTCAACAATTTATCGTTCCTGGCATCGGGAGCATGGTGATGTCCGCCGATGGAACGGCCACCTTGTTGCAAGACACTGGAAACCTAGGCATGCAGCTGCAGATACAGAACGTGAACGGTCAGAACGTCTTAACCCCGGTTCAAAGTCACAGCGGGATATTCAATCCCAGTCAAAGCATCTTGGCAGCTGGTCCTGCTGGAATGGTTATTCGCGCACCGCAGGCAAccggtggaaaaattattcagcAGCACAGTCCTGGCGCACAATTTCTATCGCCGAACAGTGGTCAGTTCCTAGTAAACGGTACCACGTCGTTCGGGAACCAGCTGAGCCCAATAGTAGCCAACGTCAGTCCCAACCAGCAAGTGACGTTCAACACCTCGCAGGTTCGACCGTCTAACATGCAGGGTCAACAAGAATTCATACAGATGAACGGCCAAACGTTGATGGTACCTTGCGGCACCGCACAAAACATTGCTGTTTCATCAGCGTCCAATCAACAGAACACAACTTTCGTGCAACAAAACACCACGATCGTGCAGCAACAGACCACCATGGTGTCCAACAATCAGATACCCAACTTTCAATCCGCAGCTTCTAACGGAACGGCTGTCGATCCTTCTCTGAATATCGACCACAATCAGTCGTACATTCTAAGTTCCGGCATGATTCAAGGAAAGGCGCCAACTTCGCCAAAAAGTAGCGTCAATTCACCGTCCGCGGATCAAAACGTCGAACAACAACAATACGTTCTTGCAAGCAGCAGCACGACCGTCGTCGAAAAAACGGCGCAACAGAGCGACCAACACAGCCCCCTGATGGCCAGACATTCTGTGTCCACGCAAACTGCAGGAAATCAAGCTAACATGGCTCAGTCAGCTATGATGAGGCAAGGATCTCCCCCGGATACCACCACGCATAGTCCAGGAAATAGCCAGAGGTCAAACAGCCCTGCTGTGGATACTACAACGCATGGAGCAGCTTCACCGGCACCGCCGATCACAGTTAGACATCATTCGTCATCCACG CCAATGGTTCATTGCGTGTCGAGCAGCGAGCCGGACTCAGCGGATGTGCCGGTGCCGTCGGAGGACTGGAGGATTCAGGGTATCACCACGAAGGAAATAACGCTTAGTCAGCCGGGTCTCCATGGAAAGACATATGTGGAATCGACGGTGACTACTGGGATCCAG ATCTATACGACAGAGACGTTGAAGCAAGCCGAAGGTGTGGTGAGCACAGTGAGGTGCGAGGGCAGGGATCATGCCCTCGGCCGTGGAATCAAACGAAAACTGGACTCCATCCATTCCATGCATTCTACCCTGCATGAAGACCAAGATG CCGAGGCAAAGTCAGAGGAGAAGAGCCAGAGGAGACTGGAAGTGGGTGAGCTTGTATGGGGCGCCGCAAGAGGAAGTCCGGCCTGGCCGGGCAAGGTCGAGTCTTTAGGCCCCCCGGGGACCATGACGGTCTGGGTCCGTTGGTACGGGGGCGGGGGAGGTCGGAGCCAGGTCGAGGTCAAGGCTCTCAAGTCCCTCTCCGAAGGCCTCGAGGCGCACCACCGTGCGCGAAAAAAGTTTAGGAA